The following coding sequences are from one Vulpes vulpes isolate BD-2025 chromosome 12, VulVul3, whole genome shotgun sequence window:
- the LRRC19 gene encoding leucine-rich repeat-containing protein 19 has protein sequence MVLEETVDSLGHESQRQKKKVKACDMKATCITILFWPLFMLLLSEERQSSKTEVKYNFTEKNYSLIPADINKNVTILDLSYNQITLNIIDTGVLQTYILLTELYLTENNVTMLYNNSFGNLSNLEILNICRNSIHIIQQGAFMGLNKLKQLHLCQNKISQLSPDIFVPLKNLILLNLQGNFISYFDVPQLFHLELIILYGNPWNCSCSLLNLQNWLNTSNVTLENENVTTCIHPGILNHYSIKTVPYNAECYSKFPPPINEDLYNHFHFISNSTFNSSLNNLKNSERKLLGKSWALLVGVVVTVLMTSLLIFVAIKCPIWYNFLLSYNHHRLEEHEAETYEDGFTGNSSSLSQVPDTNSEDTTVIFEQLHSFVVDDDGFIEDKYIDTHELHEEN, from the exons atggtgctaGAAGAAACAGTAGATTCCTTAGGACACGAGTctcagagacaaaagaaaaaagtaaag GCCTGCGATATGAAAGCTACATGCATCACAATCTTGTTTTGGCCCCTCTTCATGCTATTATTATCAGAGGAAAGGCAGTCTTCTAAAACA gaagtCAAATATAATTTCACTGAAAAGAATTATTCTTTGATTCCAGCGGATATCAATAAAAATGTAACTATACTTGATCTCAGTTATAACCAAATTACTTTGAATATTATAGACACAGGGGTTCTACAGACATATATTTTACTCACTGAACTCTATTTGACTGAGAACAATGTCACTATGTTATATAATAATAGCTTTGGTAACCTCTCCAatctagaaattttaaatatctgtagAAATTCCATCCACATAATCCAACAGGGTGCATTCATGGGcttaaataaactaaaacagtTACATCTCTGTCAAAACAAAATATCTCAGCTGAGTCCTGACATATTTGTGCCTCTAAAAAACCTGATACTTCTGAATTTGCAAGGCAATTTCATAAGCTATTTTGATGTACCACAATTGTTTCATCtggaattaataattttatatggaAATCCATGGAACTGCTCTTGTAGTCTACTGAATTTACAAAACTGGTTGAACACATCAAATGTGACACTAg AAAATGAAAACGTCACCACGTGCatccacccaggtatcctgaatCACTACAGTATCAAAACAGTACCTTATAATGCTGAATGCTACTCAAAATTTCCTCCACCTATAAATGAAGATCTTTATAACCACTTTCACTTCATTAGCAACTCAACATTCAATAGCTCTTTGAACAACTTAAAAAATTCAG AACGTAAACTTCTTGGAAAAAGTTGGGCTCTTCTTGTTGGTGTGGTAGTTACTGTACTGATGACTTCACTCCTCATTTTTGTTGCTATCAAATGCCCAATATGGTACAATTTTCTGCTTAGTTACAATCATCATCGCCTGGAAGAGCATGAAGCAGAAACCTATGAAGATGGTTTTACTGGAAATTCAAGTTCTCTTTCACAGGTTCCAGATACAAACTCTGAGGATACTACAGTAATATTTGAACAACTACATTCATTTGTGGTAGATGATGATGGGTTTATTGAAGACAAATACATAGATACTCATgaattacatgaagaaaattaa